One Thermococcus eurythermalis DNA segment encodes these proteins:
- a CDS encoding OPT family oligopeptide transporter: MVEAGSKKGTYREITPAAIVLGVIWGAFMAASFTYAGMIMGFTSGGSAIAAIVGWGVLRGILKKGTIVENNIVQTIASAVNISVSGVIFTIPALYIMGLHEEINMLYFFLATAAGAILGITFIIPLRKQMIEIDRLRFPTGTAVATVLKTPGSGIEKARLLFIGMAVSALIYLVQQFPVLGLPEIIPEYVDLGAVLHLPEWIDFSMALSLMVFGMGLITGRNGLIVLAGGILSYYIITPIVKALGWLPSDVTGAAVSGFVYSNMTRPLGIGMLLGGSIAGLILSMPVIVVALRSIASASKLGTGRNEELPIKYLYAGIALAFALLLIITYQIGGLGLGRSLLTALVGVAWIFVASLLVAMATGMTDWSPVSGLSLVSVMILLYLTGKQVPLTILLGATVGVAISGAADMMQDLKTGHLVGGIPSRQQKVELLTAWIGPIIALTVVDLIWRAYGIGNETVPAPQAMALKSMVDAILGGNVPVDKFLAGGILGFALSMSGIPGLGVLVGLSMYLPMLYILPYGLGCVVHDVLKRKRGHEFITEKVLPVAAGLMVGEAAMTLLFAVLTVMGVLHP; this comes from the coding sequence ATGGTAGAAGCCGGTTCGAAGAAGGGGACCTACCGTGAGATAACTCCCGCGGCGATAGTTCTCGGTGTCATCTGGGGCGCCTTCATGGCGGCCAGCTTTACCTACGCGGGAATGATAATGGGCTTCACCTCCGGCGGTTCGGCAATCGCTGCCATCGTCGGCTGGGGAGTCCTCAGGGGAATCCTCAAGAAGGGGACCATCGTTGAGAACAACATCGTCCAGACCATAGCCTCTGCGGTCAACATCTCCGTTTCGGGAGTCATCTTCACCATCCCGGCGCTCTACATCATGGGGCTCCACGAAGAGATAAACATGCTGTACTTCTTCCTTGCCACCGCGGCGGGAGCGATACTGGGAATCACATTCATAATCCCGCTGAGGAAGCAGATGATCGAGATTGACAGGCTCCGCTTCCCGACCGGAACGGCAGTTGCGACCGTCCTCAAGACCCCGGGAAGCGGAATCGAGAAGGCCAGGCTCCTCTTCATAGGCATGGCCGTCAGCGCACTCATCTACCTCGTCCAGCAGTTCCCGGTGCTCGGCCTTCCGGAGATAATCCCCGAGTACGTTGACCTCGGTGCAGTGCTCCACCTCCCGGAGTGGATTGACTTCAGCATGGCCCTCTCTCTGATGGTCTTTGGAATGGGTCTCATCACCGGAAGGAACGGTCTCATAGTCCTCGCCGGCGGAATACTCTCATACTACATCATCACGCCAATAGTCAAGGCCCTCGGCTGGCTCCCGAGCGACGTCACCGGTGCGGCGGTCAGCGGCTTCGTTTACTCCAACATGACCAGGCCGCTCGGTATCGGAATGCTCCTCGGCGGCTCGATAGCGGGCCTCATACTCTCGATGCCAGTCATCGTCGTGGCCCTCAGGAGCATAGCCAGCGCGAGCAAGCTCGGAACAGGCAGGAACGAGGAGCTCCCGATAAAGTACCTCTACGCCGGAATAGCCCTTGCATTCGCCCTGTTGCTGATCATCACCTACCAGATTGGCGGTCTCGGCCTCGGCAGGAGCCTGCTCACTGCGCTCGTCGGTGTCGCCTGGATATTCGTCGCCTCACTGCTCGTCGCCATGGCAACTGGAATGACCGACTGGAGCCCGGTTTCCGGTCTCTCCCTCGTGTCGGTCATGATACTCCTCTACCTCACCGGCAAGCAGGTTCCGCTCACCATACTCCTCGGAGCCACCGTCGGTGTCGCCATCTCCGGTGCCGCCGACATGATGCAGGACCTCAAGACCGGCCACCTCGTCGGTGGAATTCCCTCTAGGCAGCAGAAGGTCGAGCTCCTCACCGCCTGGATAGGCCCGATAATAGCCCTCACCGTCGTTGACCTCATCTGGAGGGCCTACGGTATCGGAAACGAGACCGTTCCTGCCCCGCAGGCAATGGCCCTCAAGTCCATGGTCGATGCTATCCTCGGCGGCAACGTCCCGGTGGACAAGTTCTTAGCTGGAGGAATCCTCGGCTTTGCGCTCTCAATGAGCGGAATACCCGGACTTGGAGTCCTCGTGGGTCTCTCAATGTACCTGCCGATGCTCTACATCCTGCCCTACGGACTTGGCTGTGTCGTCCATGACGTCCTCAAGAGGAAGAGGGGCCACGAGTTCATAACTGAGAAGGTGCTCCCGGTCGCGGCAGGGCTTATGGTCGGAGAGGCGGCAATGACGCTCCTGTTCGCCGTCCTCACAGTCATGGGAGTGCTCCACCCGTGA
- a CDS encoding cell division protein, whose product MEMKKLVGNVLLTAGLIVGAITAARIPPMWGGVAVSLAIMGVGIFLRRQGEKEELHRAAESGTGGVKELDALLTDAISRIEKIMDAPREEVVRELTKVLEELEEFAEKAQPLRIEGLMTYGNIMSIFSRGERALNRAWSAFADGYEEEGRKYLRYGYEDLKETLSAVRALKV is encoded by the coding sequence ATGGAAATGAAGAAGCTCGTCGGAAACGTCCTGCTCACAGCGGGCCTCATCGTCGGCGCAATAACCGCCGCGAGGATACCGCCCATGTGGGGCGGTGTGGCCGTTTCCCTGGCCATAATGGGCGTTGGTATCTTCCTCAGGCGCCAGGGTGAGAAGGAGGAGCTCCACAGGGCGGCAGAGAGCGGAACCGGTGGCGTCAAGGAGCTCGACGCCCTCCTCACCGATGCCATCAGCAGGATTGAGAAGATAATGGACGCCCCGCGCGAGGAGGTCGTCAGGGAGCTCACCAAAGTCCTTGAGGAGCTCGAGGAGTTCGCCGAGAAGGCCCAGCCCCTCAGGATAGAGGGCCTCATGACCTACGGAAACATCATGAGCATCTTCAGCAGGGGCGAGAGAGCCCTCAACAGGGCCTGGAGCGCCTTCGCAGACGGCTACGAAGAAGAGGGAAGGAAGTACCTCCGCTACGGCTACGAAGACCTAAAGGAGACCCTCAGCGCGGTTAGGGCTCTGAAGGTCTGA
- the trm14 gene encoding tRNA (guanine(6)-N2)-methyltransferase, with product MKLLLTTSQGIEDLAKAEVEGLLSPLGVQFRVEERPLGVEGRVLAEVGEAFYTDEKGRKRELSVSTYLNERSRLLHRVIVEIASERFEGIGEDEPERALKRIEDFVASLPVERHVKVSETFAVRSFRKGEHRITSVDIAKTVGKAIFDRLSRFGTPKVNLDHPAVIFRAELVGDVFFLGIDTTGDSSLHKRPWRVYDHPAHLKASIANALIELAKPDGGSFIDPFCGSGTIPIELALRGYGGRIIGLEKYRKHLNGAKMNALSAGVLERIEFILGDATRLSEYVESVDFAVSNFPYGLKIGRKSMIPKLYMDFFSELSKVLEKRGVFITTEKKAIEKAITENGFEIKHHRLIGHGGLMVHTYVIE from the coding sequence ATGAAGCTCCTGCTCACGACTTCACAGGGAATTGAAGACCTGGCAAAGGCCGAGGTGGAGGGCCTTCTCTCGCCCCTTGGAGTTCAGTTTCGAGTGGAGGAGAGACCTCTCGGTGTCGAGGGGAGGGTTTTGGCAGAGGTTGGCGAGGCCTTCTACACCGACGAGAAGGGACGGAAGAGGGAGCTAAGCGTTTCCACTTACTTAAACGAGCGCTCAAGGCTCCTCCACCGCGTGATAGTCGAGATAGCGAGCGAGAGGTTTGAGGGCATCGGTGAAGACGAGCCAGAGAGGGCCCTCAAGAGGATTGAGGACTTCGTGGCATCGCTTCCAGTGGAAAGACACGTCAAGGTCAGCGAGACATTCGCCGTTAGGAGCTTCCGGAAGGGAGAGCACAGGATAACGAGCGTTGATATAGCCAAAACCGTTGGCAAAGCCATATTCGACCGCCTGTCCCGGTTCGGGACTCCGAAGGTGAACCTCGACCACCCCGCTGTCATATTCAGGGCCGAACTGGTTGGGGACGTCTTCTTCCTAGGGATTGACACTACCGGTGACAGCTCGCTCCATAAGAGGCCCTGGCGCGTCTACGACCACCCCGCGCACCTGAAGGCGAGCATAGCCAACGCGCTGATTGAGCTGGCGAAGCCGGACGGCGGTTCTTTCATCGACCCGTTCTGCGGAAGCGGGACTATTCCAATAGAGCTCGCCCTCAGGGGCTACGGTGGAAGGATAATCGGCCTGGAGAAGTACAGAAAACACCTCAACGGGGCCAAGATGAACGCCCTCTCCGCGGGAGTCTTAGAGCGGATAGAGTTCATACTCGGCGACGCCACCAGGCTGAGCGAGTACGTCGAGAGCGTGGACTTTGCCGTCAGCAACTTTCCATACGGCCTCAAAATCGGGCGGAAGAGCATGATACCGAAGCTCTACATGGACTTTTTCAGCGAGCTTTCCAAAGTCCTCGAAAAGCGCGGCGTCTTCATCACGACGGAAAAGAAGGCCATAGAGAAAGCAATAACGGAGAACGGCTTTGAAATCAAACACCACCGCCTCATCGGCCACGGCGGGCTGATGGTTCATACCTACGTGATAGAATAG
- a CDS encoding radical SAM/SPASM domain-containing protein has product MESEEFISSLYLDKILDEYLLFSPKTLHLIRLDNESYELLNHIKKYGINEGVSEFLKRHPRLNREDVDRIIESLRALDAVPYCLNDDYNSPEVVPASVALYLTSACNFKCVYCYEQQHGIPLFMIRDENDADDIIEFLLSKGSSKLSVGFFGGEPLLNFRILRYIAETLSRRATLLGKAVNFSITTNGYLITPSVVDFFKKFRFNVVFSMDGPREIQNHNRPTKTGDSTFDVVMKNLRLLIASGVPVTVRATILPEQIDKYFEIFRFFVENGVGSVHIEPASIGSNSFREIIPPLKEQLRLVAEYELQHIEETAMFRYSHFRKYFAILASRRALLYPCGAGRKLFGISSDGRLYPCQRFVGMDGFVIGDIRSGVDISSEVIQKILLNPPREPCSQCWAYPLCRGGCYYINYMYSGDIHKPDPYYCEFIRELIRLSMWLYIKVKRSHPVVFEKMLKSLKYNSPLAGVSEASADESKIKRRLVKYGVRSREPRRQHQVWK; this is encoded by the coding sequence ATGGAGAGCGAGGAATTCATTAGTTCACTGTATCTTGATAAAATACTAGATGAATACCTTCTGTTCTCACCAAAGACACTCCACCTTATTCGGTTGGATAATGAGAGTTATGAGCTACTGAATCACATTAAAAAGTATGGAATTAACGAGGGCGTTAGTGAGTTCTTAAAAAGGCACCCTAGACTCAATCGTGAAGATGTGGACAGGATAATAGAAAGCTTGAGGGCCTTGGATGCTGTTCCTTATTGCTTGAACGATGATTATAACTCCCCGGAAGTCGTTCCTGCTTCTGTTGCTCTCTATCTCACGAGTGCATGTAACTTTAAATGCGTGTATTGTTATGAACAGCAGCATGGGATTCCGCTGTTTATGATCCGTGATGAGAATGATGCAGATGACATAATTGAGTTTTTACTTTCTAAGGGATCCTCCAAGCTCTCCGTTGGTTTCTTCGGGGGTGAGCCTCTCCTGAATTTCCGCATACTTAGATACATTGCAGAAACCCTTTCACGGAGGGCAACCTTATTAGGAAAGGCTGTTAATTTCAGCATCACAACCAACGGTTACTTGATAACGCCTTCTGTTGTGGATTTCTTCAAAAAATTCCGCTTTAATGTCGTTTTCAGTATGGATGGGCCCAGAGAGATACAGAATCACAACCGGCCCACTAAAACAGGTGATTCAACGTTTGACGTGGTCATGAAAAATCTTCGGCTTCTCATTGCCAGTGGTGTTCCTGTGACTGTGAGGGCGACCATACTTCCGGAGCAGATTGACAAGTATTTTGAAATTTTTAGATTTTTTGTAGAAAACGGTGTTGGAAGTGTTCACATTGAGCCCGCATCTATTGGCTCAAATAGCTTCCGCGAGATAATACCACCACTGAAAGAGCAATTGAGACTCGTTGCCGAGTACGAACTTCAGCACATAGAGGAGACAGCGATGTTCAGGTATTCCCACTTTAGGAAGTATTTTGCTATCCTGGCCTCGAGGCGCGCCCTTCTCTATCCCTGCGGTGCTGGTAGGAAACTTTTTGGGATATCCTCAGACGGAAGGCTTTATCCATGTCAAAGGTTTGTGGGAATGGACGGGTTCGTTATAGGGGACATTAGATCTGGCGTTGATATTAGTTCTGAGGTAATACAAAAAATACTTCTCAATCCCCCAAGGGAGCCATGTAGCCAGTGTTGGGCTTATCCCTTGTGCAGAGGGGGTTGTTATTACATAAACTACATGTATTCAGGGGATATTCACAAACCTGATCCCTATTACTGTGAGTTTATTAGAGAGCTGATACGGCTTTCCATGTGGCTTTACATCAAAGTTAAGCGGAGTCACCCGGTGGTTTTCGAGAAAATGCTGAAATCACTTAAGTACAACTCACCCCTTGCCGGGGTGAGCGAGGCCTCGGCCGATGAGTCAAAAATTAAAAGGAGGTTGGTGAAGTATGGAGTTCGAAGTCGTGAACCCCGGAGACAACACCAAGTCTGGAAATAG
- a CDS encoding ABC transporter permease subunit, translated as MKLPFKSIARLVAIYLCVLLVIVLVAGAAANKRTWNYVYDAVESFRIFNPEFYSELERNATREGISVEEYYYRILTKSAGVRTHNLFVMGIDLLKKSFKYLSTQNDYDLGRSIGVSILVLAVSMLAIMLGGYIIGRLAVKRKRLSTVVDNLALFFAGLPSWWVGAVLVSVFAVKLDLLPISGITTVPPKTGFALVLDVLKHLVLPVGAIFLIHVWEFASVVAHASREELGKPYILAEVAKGIPEGVIFRKHVLRNISILLASFSVQKFMEMTTDYLIVDAFFGLGGLGVLLRNSFVRTVVVPQGVVMRFNYHLFFVVLLSIATIGFLMSLLLELVKGILDPRVS; from the coding sequence ATGAAGCTCCCGTTCAAGAGCATTGCCCGGCTGGTGGCGATATACCTCTGCGTCCTTCTGGTTATTGTCCTCGTTGCGGGGGCCGCTGCCAACAAACGTACTTGGAACTACGTTTATGACGCTGTAGAGTCCTTCAGGATTTTTAATCCCGAGTTCTACTCCGAGCTTGAACGAAACGCCACCCGCGAGGGAATCAGCGTTGAGGAGTACTACTATAGAATCCTGACCAAGAGTGCGGGGGTGCGAACCCACAACCTGTTCGTTATGGGTATAGACCTGCTGAAGAAGAGTTTCAAGTACCTTTCGACTCAGAATGACTACGACCTGGGACGTTCAATCGGGGTCTCTATTCTGGTGCTGGCCGTCTCTATGCTGGCCATCATGCTCGGCGGCTACATCATCGGTCGGCTCGCCGTGAAGAGGAAACGGCTCTCAACGGTCGTTGACAACCTGGCACTTTTCTTCGCTGGGCTGCCCTCTTGGTGGGTCGGTGCCGTCCTTGTGTCGGTTTTCGCGGTCAAACTTGACCTTCTGCCCATCAGCGGGATAACAACCGTTCCTCCAAAAACAGGGTTTGCACTCGTCCTGGACGTTTTGAAGCACCTGGTTCTCCCTGTGGGGGCGATTTTCCTTATCCACGTCTGGGAGTTCGCTTCGGTGGTTGCCCATGCGTCCAGGGAGGAGCTTGGCAAGCCCTACATCCTCGCGGAAGTGGCTAAAGGAATTCCGGAGGGGGTTATCTTCCGAAAGCACGTGCTCCGGAACATCTCAATACTGCTCGCGTCCTTCAGCGTCCAGAAGTTCATGGAAATGACCACCGACTACCTAATTGTGGATGCCTTCTTCGGCCTTGGCGGGCTTGGCGTCCTTCTGAGGAACAGCTTCGTACGCACGGTCGTGGTTCCCCAAGGAGTGGTCATGAGGTTTAACTATCACCTGTTTTTCGTGGTTCTGCTGTCAATAGCCACCATCGGCTTTCTGATGTCCCTGCTCCTTGAACTTGTTAAGGGCATACTTGACCCGAGGGTGAGCTGA
- a CDS encoding ABC transporter permease: MRRKVGALILACFLLFVAVSNLTVDREKLERWEDINYWKDYPRRAYPSWFSTFRDLTPTVTLSPEVSEENGTFVYRFVYNHRASDKPNDVRFYGLSRQVKVEISVTRPDGIEVTLYRGRPVSENMSLNVNMKSGVESQISSVFGLSVESYVLRPPTHLLFIADASFETLKGEYVFEVRSPEPLSPQMQVIGTCYGLMGTDSRGRDLWVGFVKAMNNTLFLAFFTAVFVVVLGVIIGMVSGYVGGAVGEALSFILEVLMTLPLLPMLVVLVWLFSTQGLREQVQINPVVFMLLVAVMIMGKLAKTIKMMTVKEKVNEYVKAAEIMGAGTLWVLRKHIFPPILSFSARYFATLLVRVVALISLFGFFGLIPGTNWGSFMIEAMMEGAIYGGCWWWILPPGLAMAVLSAGLVLILPSGEVQSVTIG; this comes from the coding sequence ATGAGGCGGAAGGTGGGCGCTCTGATACTGGCCTGTTTCCTGCTCTTTGTCGCTGTTTCGAACCTCACCGTGGATAGAGAAAAGCTTGAGAGGTGGGAGGACATAAACTACTGGAAGGACTACCCGAGGAGGGCTTATCCCTCCTGGTTCTCTACGTTCCGCGACTTAACTCCCACCGTAACGCTCTCCCCTGAGGTTTCGGAAGAAAACGGGACTTTTGTGTACCGCTTTGTTTACAATCACAGGGCCTCCGACAAGCCAAACGACGTAAGGTTCTACGGCCTTTCGCGCCAGGTTAAGGTTGAAATAAGCGTCACCCGGCCGGACGGCATCGAGGTGACCCTTTACAGGGGGAGACCCGTTTCGGAAAACATGAGCCTGAACGTCAATATGAAGTCCGGGGTTGAAAGCCAGATATCTTCTGTGTTCGGCCTCTCTGTGGAGAGCTACGTCCTGCGGCCCCCCACACACCTCCTTTTCATCGCGGACGCTTCCTTTGAGACCCTTAAAGGTGAGTACGTCTTTGAGGTCAGGTCGCCGGAGCCGCTTTCCCCGCAGATGCAGGTTATAGGAACGTGCTACGGCCTGATGGGCACTGATTCAAGGGGTCGGGACCTCTGGGTCGGCTTTGTCAAGGCAATGAACAACACCCTGTTCCTGGCCTTCTTCACCGCTGTGTTCGTCGTTGTCCTGGGCGTCATAATCGGGATGGTCTCTGGCTACGTTGGTGGGGCAGTGGGCGAGGCTTTGAGCTTCATTCTGGAGGTTCTTATGACCCTCCCCCTCCTTCCGATGCTCGTTGTCCTCGTCTGGCTGTTCTCTACCCAGGGTCTGAGGGAGCAGGTGCAGATTAACCCGGTGGTTTTCATGCTGCTCGTTGCTGTAATGATAATGGGCAAGCTCGCAAAGACCATCAAGATGATGACCGTGAAGGAGAAGGTTAACGAGTACGTCAAGGCCGCGGAAATCATGGGAGCTGGGACACTGTGGGTCCTCAGGAAGCACATATTCCCGCCGATTCTGAGCTTCTCGGCCAGGTACTTCGCGACGCTCCTGGTTAGAGTCGTGGCGCTTATTTCCCTCTTTGGGTTCTTCGGGCTAATCCCAGGCACAAACTGGGGTTCCTTCATGATAGAGGCAATGATGGAGGGGGCAATCTACGGTGGCTGCTGGTGGTGGATACTTCCCCCGGGACTCGCCATGGCTGTCCTGAGCGCCGGTTTAGTTTTAATACTGCCCTCGGGAGAGGTCCAGTCCGTCACCATTGGGTAG
- a CDS encoding YlqF/YawG family GTPase: MKQKKAWKVVKEVIDEADVVVEVVDARDPIGTRNRKLERLIQEEGKPLLIVMNKADLVPKEWAEEYKRKSEIPVVFISARERKGTGILRRELKKLAKPLLGEKEKVKVALIGYPNVGKSTIINTLKGKRAVGTAPIPGYTKGKQLIRLSKRLWLLDSPGVVPIDDFDELVIKGGFPADKIEEPVKPALKLISRILETRKKAITEKFGIKEFESEEEILRQIGEKRGLIKAGGEVDLEETARWLLREWQTGRFTLFASEEERNRDFAWDFEDVLEGVEKELLVDPRRILWRFGDELMEKLDNQKRAGVREIEGVTVGIATGFKKCDSALKFLEELTGKSVIASECFGKKWKGVIAILE; this comes from the coding sequence ATGAAGCAGAAGAAGGCCTGGAAGGTCGTTAAGGAAGTCATAGACGAGGCCGACGTGGTCGTTGAGGTAGTTGACGCCAGGGACCCAATAGGGACCCGCAACAGGAAGCTGGAGAGGCTCATCCAGGAGGAGGGCAAACCGCTCCTCATAGTCATGAACAAGGCAGACCTCGTGCCCAAAGAGTGGGCCGAGGAGTACAAGAGGAAGAGCGAGATACCCGTGGTTTTCATATCCGCCCGCGAGAGGAAGGGAACCGGAATCCTCAGGAGGGAGCTCAAAAAGCTCGCAAAGCCCCTGTTAGGCGAGAAAGAGAAGGTCAAGGTGGCCCTGATAGGCTATCCCAACGTCGGCAAGAGCACGATAATAAACACCCTTAAGGGGAAGAGGGCAGTTGGGACAGCGCCCATACCCGGCTACACAAAGGGCAAACAGCTGATAAGGCTCAGCAAGAGGCTCTGGCTCCTTGACAGCCCCGGAGTAGTGCCGATAGACGACTTCGACGAGCTCGTCATAAAGGGCGGCTTCCCGGCGGACAAGATTGAAGAGCCGGTCAAGCCGGCGCTGAAGCTCATATCCAGAATCCTTGAGACGAGAAAGAAAGCGATAACCGAGAAGTTCGGCATAAAGGAGTTTGAGAGCGAGGAGGAAATTCTGAGGCAAATAGGGGAGAAGAGGGGCCTCATAAAGGCCGGCGGAGAGGTAGACCTTGAGGAAACAGCGAGGTGGCTCCTGAGGGAGTGGCAGACAGGTCGCTTTACCCTCTTCGCGAGCGAGGAAGAGAGGAACAGAGACTTCGCCTGGGACTTTGAGGACGTCCTCGAGGGCGTTGAGAAGGAGCTTTTAGTCGACCCGAGAAGAATCCTCTGGCGCTTTGGGGACGAGCTTATGGAAAAGCTGGACAACCAGAAGAGGGCCGGCGTGAGGGAAATCGAGGGGGTAACCGTCGGCATAGCGACCGGCTTCAAGAAGTGCGACTCAGCTTTAAAGTTCCTTGAGGAACTGACCGGAAAGAGCGTCATAGCGAGCGAGTGCTTCGGGAAGAAGTGGAAAGGGGTCATAGCGATACTGGAGTGA
- a CDS encoding TIGR04076 family protein encodes MERLEIVVKEVRGKCPVFKKGDRIVVEGPRVKLDETDAVCTHAFASLLPYIVALRKGIKPSELGLGKGDKAYVQCLDPGPPYTDGGTVIFEITVVRDEAEEGLEGR; translated from the coding sequence GTGGAGCGATTGGAAATAGTTGTCAAAGAAGTGAGAGGAAAATGTCCAGTTTTCAAAAAAGGTGACAGAATCGTTGTAGAAGGCCCAAGGGTCAAGCTCGACGAGACCGATGCGGTATGCACCCATGCATTCGCATCGCTACTGCCGTACATAGTTGCGCTACGAAAGGGTATTAAACCGAGCGAGTTAGGCTTGGGCAAAGGAGACAAGGCATACGTCCAGTGTCTCGACCCGGGACCGCCGTACACCGACGGAGGAACCGTAATCTTTGAGATAACGGTGGTTAGAGATGAAGCAGAAGAAGGCCTGGAAGGTCGTTAA
- a CDS encoding DUF515 domain-containing protein: protein MAEDIEAKIRRLRELGKVTTEPEAPPVKPPTASAKKPPRRPRSISTIREKERRRRVLVGASVLIIVLLLISVGVYSYLQSRSTAKLNELRTSKINELNTYFSSYNFSNRDCVQKALQFKDLALRQIQSAGSVDELEGINVRAYFDKAVQAYSECVREQERIAYEKQLNQTKQAKVRAIKTAFQPLLSMPLPDSIRTKVVSAMKTLETQVANAQTIEEVESISPDSYLLSLWKDYYFWKIDEIPGNEIILERGGSKQLVSKSEAKALLGAATDYAELLQYSVHEVQYVEIALVLPRERITGGFLTPGDPVMFFAKNGTQGLYREIVNQGYVELVLLPTDAGRISASESQSQSSSTGSSTSTTYQENHASEYNPGSFQYSNGTQVSDTYSNSQSSSQSSSASYSYNVDLKEILKAIAAGKIQASDQAKQALENYGWKIIDLEQSSDMLVLSPDTEFLVIVRVPSIFVPDILQNQQYLYIAKVST, encoded by the coding sequence GTGGCTGAGGATATTGAGGCGAAAATACGGCGTCTGAGGGAGCTCGGGAAGGTAACTACCGAACCCGAGGCTCCTCCGGTTAAACCACCAACGGCTTCGGCGAAGAAGCCCCCCCGCAGACCCCGCTCCATCAGCACTATCCGCGAGAAGGAGAGGCGTAGGAGAGTCCTTGTTGGAGCGTCTGTTTTAATCATAGTACTCCTTCTAATCTCTGTTGGCGTCTACTCATACCTTCAGAGCAGAAGCACGGCCAAGCTAAACGAGCTCCGCACCAGTAAAATCAACGAACTCAACACCTATTTTTCAAGCTACAACTTCTCCAATAGAGACTGTGTCCAAAAGGCGCTCCAGTTTAAAGACCTGGCTCTACGGCAGATTCAGAGTGCAGGTAGCGTTGATGAGCTCGAGGGGATAAACGTTAGGGCTTACTTCGATAAGGCAGTTCAGGCATACTCTGAGTGCGTCCGCGAGCAGGAGAGAATAGCCTATGAAAAACAGCTGAACCAGACAAAACAGGCCAAAGTCAGGGCAATTAAAACTGCATTCCAGCCGCTTCTCTCGATGCCGCTTCCAGACAGCATAAGAACCAAGGTCGTCTCTGCAATGAAGACCCTTGAGACCCAGGTCGCCAACGCTCAGACCATTGAGGAAGTTGAATCCATAAGCCCGGACTCATACCTGCTCTCGCTCTGGAAAGACTACTACTTCTGGAAGATTGACGAGATTCCCGGTAACGAGATTATCCTTGAGAGGGGTGGCTCCAAGCAGCTGGTTTCCAAGTCTGAGGCGAAGGCCCTGCTCGGCGCGGCCACTGATTACGCCGAGCTTCTGCAGTACAGTGTCCACGAAGTTCAGTACGTTGAGATTGCCCTTGTGCTTCCAAGGGAGAGGATTACCGGCGGGTTCCTCACCCCGGGAGACCCCGTGATGTTCTTTGCCAAGAACGGTACTCAGGGCCTCTACCGTGAGATAGTGAACCAGGGCTACGTTGAACTCGTCCTGCTGCCGACTGATGCCGGTCGTATCTCGGCCAGTGAATCTCAGAGCCAGAGCAGCTCGACGGGCTCATCAACTTCAACGACCTACCAGGAGAACCATGCCTCTGAGTACAACCCCGGTAGCTTCCAGTACTCGAACGGCACCCAGGTCTCGGACACCTACTCAAACTCCCAGAGCTCCAGCCAGAGCTCCTCAGCCAGCTATTCCTACAACGTTGACCTCAAGGAGATACTGAAGGCGATAGCCGCCGGAAAGATACAGGCGAGTGACCAGGCCAAGCAGGCCCTTGAGAACTACGGCTGGAAGATTATTGACCTTGAGCAGTCTTCCGACATGCTCGTGCTGTCCCCGGATACGGAGTTCCTCGTGATCGTCAGGGTTCCGTCAATCTTCGTCCCGGATATACTCCAGAACCAGCAGTACCTCTACATAGCGAAGGTATCAACGTGA